In Myxococcales bacterium, one genomic interval encodes:
- a CDS encoding 1-deoxy-D-xylulose-5-phosphate synthase: MVGIFGLASLEDINMAYTNEDLENLRNRIIEISSKNGGHLAPSLGVVELSTALHEVFKSPEDSIIWDVGHQAYAHKILTGRGDRFHTIRMRGGLSGFPKREESEHDPFGTGHSSTSISAALGIAEAKRLSGDKSKTIAVIGDGSLTGGLAFEGMNNAGHIQNKNLIVVLNDNQMSIDKNVGAIARFMNRGLTNPTYNRIKRDVKTLLNIVSTKELNLVDLTRRAALVVKDFFLAGSLFEAFGFRYIGPIDGHDYKSLVETLKNISDDIDKSPDKSQPVLLHVITKKGKGYAPAEKDPSKYHGISKFDINTGDPLSDPNDPRPTYTAAFSDSLCRLMQQDSRVIAITAAMPSGTGLDKVRDRFPGRYYDVGIAEQHATVFAAGLATRGFRPVFAVYSSFLQRSFDQVIHDVALQNLPVIFAIDRAGVVGDDGPTHHGVFDLSFLRSIPNMTIMAPSDEEELSRMLFSAMTYKGPVAIRYPRGKGTGVAVSASPEPIPFGKSVTIGDPEKPDCVIFSAGNMLKVAVDAASSLKLRGIDAAVVDARFVKPLDESCILRMAKRCRRFITIEDGMKAGGFGSAVLELLSDRGFEEISVLRFGYDDIFVEQGAIPELHRMHDLYADAIVSAVISENAERSSDSVLHISSPRR, encoded by the coding sequence ATGGTCGGTATTTTCGGCCTAGCTTCACTTGAGGATATAAACATGGCATATACAAATGAAGATCTGGAAAATTTAAGAAATCGGATCATAGAGATCTCATCTAAAAACGGCGGGCATCTTGCGCCGAGCCTCGGTGTTGTTGAACTCTCTACAGCACTGCACGAGGTTTTTAAAAGCCCCGAAGATTCCATCATATGGGATGTCGGACATCAGGCCTATGCCCACAAGATACTTACAGGCCGCGGCGATCGCTTTCACACGATAAGGATGCGCGGCGGCCTTTCAGGTTTTCCGAAGCGCGAGGAGAGCGAGCATGATCCGTTTGGCACAGGGCACAGCTCGACCTCCATTTCCGCAGCGCTGGGAATCGCCGAGGCAAAACGCCTTTCCGGCGATAAGAGCAAGACCATCGCCGTGATAGGGGATGGTTCGTTGACTGGAGGTCTTGCATTCGAAGGGATGAATAACGCAGGACACATTCAGAACAAAAACCTGATAGTGGTGCTAAACGACAATCAGATGTCGATCGACAAGAACGTCGGCGCCATAGCCCGATTCATGAATCGCGGCCTCACCAATCCGACCTACAACCGTATCAAGCGCGATGTGAAGACCCTGCTCAACATAGTTTCGACCAAAGAGCTCAATCTTGTGGATTTGACCAGAAGGGCGGCGCTCGTAGTGAAGGATTTTTTTCTGGCAGGGAGTCTGTTCGAGGCCTTCGGTTTCAGATACATCGGTCCGATAGATGGCCACGACTACAAATCGCTTGTAGAAACACTGAAAAATATATCCGATGATATCGACAAGAGCCCCGATAAGTCGCAGCCCGTTCTGCTTCATGTTATAACGAAGAAGGGGAAGGGGTACGCCCCGGCCGAAAAAGACCCTTCGAAATATCATGGGATATCCAAATTTGACATAAACACAGGCGATCCGCTTTCCGATCCCAATGATCCTCGTCCTACATATACCGCCGCGTTTAGCGATTCGCTCTGCAGGTTGATGCAACAGGATAGCCGCGTGATCGCTATAACCGCCGCTATGCCCAGCGGTACCGGACTTGACAAGGTGCGCGATAGATTTCCAGGTAGATATTACGATGTTGGAATAGCTGAGCAGCATGCCACGGTATTCGCAGCAGGTCTTGCGACACGTGGTTTTCGCCCGGTCTTTGCTGTTTATTCCAGTTTTCTGCAACGCTCATTCGACCAAGTGATACACGATGTCGCTCTCCAGAATTTGCCTGTCATCTTCGCGATCGACAGAGCGGGAGTCGTAGGTGATGACGGCCCTACGCATCATGGAGTTTTCGATCTAAGTTTTTTGAGATCTATTCCGAATATGACTATCATGGCGCCATCCGATGAGGAGGAGCTTTCGAGGATGCTGTTTTCGGCCATGACGTATAAAGGGCCTGTGGCGATAAGATATCCCAGAGGGAAAGGGACCGGCGTTGCTGTTTCCGCCAGTCCAGAGCCTATTCCATTTGGAAAATCGGTGACGATAGGGGATCCGGAAAAACCGGACTGTGTTATTTTTTCAGCTGGGAATATGCTCAAGGTAGCGGTGGACGCCGCGTCATCGCTCAAGCTTCGGGGTATAGATGCTGCCGTGGTTGATGCGAGATTTGTCAAGCCGCTGGATGAGTCCTGCATTCTAAGGATGGCCAAGAGATGCCGCCGTTTTATCACCATAGAGGATGGTATGAAGGCGGGCGGCTTTGGATCGGCGGTGCTCGAACTTCTAAGCGACAGAGGGTTCGAAGAAATATCGGTCCTTAGATTTGGATATGACGATATCTTCGTTGAGCAGGGGGCCATTCCTGAGTTGCATAGAATGCACGACCTCTACGCCGATGCCATAGTCAGTGCGGTTATTTCCGAAAACGCGGAGAGATCTTCTGATTCCGTTCTTCATATATCTTCTCCCCGTAGATAG